One window from the genome of Halomicrobium zhouii encodes:
- the nuoK gene encoding NADH-quinone oxidoreductase subunit NuoK: MMPAEYYLVLSAAVFCIGLFGILTRENALIFLMSVELMLNAANINLVAFSAQYGNLTGQVFSLFTMGLAAAEVAIGIGIILVLYRNFSDVNVTDATTMRW, encoded by the coding sequence ATGATGCCGGCCGAGTACTATCTCGTCCTCTCCGCGGCCGTCTTCTGTATCGGCCTGTTCGGCATCCTGACTCGCGAGAACGCGCTCATCTTCCTGATGTCCGTCGAGCTGATGCTCAACGCGGCGAACATCAACCTGGTCGCCTTCTCGGCCCAGTACGGTAACCTGACCGGGCAGGTGTTCAGCCTGTTCACGATGGGGCTGGCGGCCGCCGAGGTGGCTATCGGCATCGGCATCATCCTGGTCCTGTACCGCAACTTCTCCGACGTGAACGTCACCGACGCGACGACGATGAGGTGGTAA
- a CDS encoding NADH-quinone oxidoreductase subunit J, whose amino-acid sequence MAPLLETMTFVLFAAVTIASSLGVVLVRDVWHSALLLGVALLSVAVHFVMVNAPFVAAMQILVYVGGVLILISFAVMLTRPDQGAVEVTP is encoded by the coding sequence ATGGCACCACTGCTGGAGACAATGACGTTCGTGCTGTTCGCGGCAGTCACCATCGCGAGCAGCTTAGGCGTCGTGCTCGTCAGGGACGTCTGGCACTCGGCGCTCTTGCTGGGCGTGGCGCTGCTGAGCGTCGCAGTCCACTTCGTGATGGTAAATGCGCCGTTCGTCGCGGCGATGCAGATCCTGGTGTACGTCGGGGGAGTCCTGATCCTCATCAGCTTCGCCGTCATGCTCACGCGCCCCGACCAGGGCGCCGTCGAGGTGACGCCATGA
- a CDS encoding proton-conducting membrane transporter, whose translation MTRPRLRTGRHLVPGLAAVALFVVFATVFLGSSFPEAAGFGADAAIMKSLGAALIGVEASAIVGEGAAVPSEGFLVSFIVIAVALDAALDGSLMLARREEAGENVTVGTDVAGAEESPATATDGGVSGGENR comes from the coding sequence ATGACGCGCCCGCGCCTGCGGACGGGACGGCACCTCGTGCCGGGGCTGGCGGCCGTCGCGCTGTTCGTCGTGTTCGCCACCGTCTTCCTTGGGTCGTCGTTTCCCGAAGCGGCCGGCTTCGGCGCGGACGCGGCCATCATGAAGAGCCTGGGTGCCGCACTCATCGGCGTCGAGGCGAGCGCCATCGTCGGGGAGGGAGCGGCCGTCCCCAGCGAGGGATTCCTCGTCTCGTTCATCGTCATCGCCGTCGCACTCGACGCGGCGCTCGACGGCTCACTCATGCTGGCACGGCGCGAGGAGGCCGGCGAGAACGTCACCGTCGGCACGGACGTTGCCGGGGCCGAAGAGTCGCCCGCGACCGCGACCGACGGCGGCGTCTCCGGGGGTGAGAACCGATGA